A region of the Mycobacterium sp. NBC_00419 genome:
ACGTTACGAGCGGACCGGCCCCCGAGAACACCTTTCGGCCTGCTGCAAATGCGGTTCCCGATTCTGAGGCCCCAATGCGGTTCCCGTTCATCGCGCGGGAGAACACACTGAAGGTATGGCAGAGACAATCGGCATCGGTCAGCTCCGAGCGGATACCCGGGCGTATCTGCACCGCGTTGCCGGCGGGGACACGCTGGAGTTGGTCCGCCGTGGCCGACTGACCGCTCGGATTGAACCAGTCCCCCAGTATCCGGCGTCAGGACCGCCACCAGGTGGCCGCTCGACAGCAGGGGTGATCACGGTCGCCCTGTCGGGCTTCCGCTCGCAGGCGTCGCGCTACCTCGATCAGGTCGGGTCCGGCTGCACCGTGCATGTCTACCATCAGGGGCAACCATTGGCGCAGATTCGCGCGGCTGCCCAGTAGTGCTGCGCGGCAGGCTGATCGTGACGGACTCCCCAGCGCCCCGCGCGGCCGCAAGCAGCCGGCTGCAAGCCGACGCCGAACGCGAGCGGCTGCTGGCGGCCGCCATGCAGGTGCTCGAACGCAGCGGATGGTGGGGGTTCAAGGTCGAGAGCGTCCTCAAGGAGGCCGATCTCTCGACCCGGAGCTTCTATCGGCACTTCGGCAAGAAGGCCGATTTGTTGGTAGCACTGCTGGAAGAGCAGATGGCCGACAATGCCGGGTGGCTGCGTCAGCACACCGATTCGGTGACCACGCCGTACGCGAAAGTGTTCGCCTACGTCGCGGCACTGCTCGACATGGGCTACCTCGAGGACAAACGCAGGCCAACCTCGTTGTTCGGGTCGCATTGGCGCGAATTGATACCCGACTACCCCGAGGAACTCGAGCGTTGCATCGAGTTCGTGATCGCGCCACTGGCAGAGGCGATCACCGAGGGCACAGCATCAGGGGATTTCGACTGCGACGATCCCGTTGCGGACGCCCGCGCGATCTACTTCCTGGTCGCCAGTGTGACAGCCGATCAGGCGACGTTGTGCCCGGCTACGCCCCGCGACGAGATCGAACACATGTTGTTGCCGTTCATCGACAGGATGATTGGTCCGCACTAGCGTTCAGCGGCTAGGATCTTCACCCTTTCCATAGACTGCAACCACCACGCTGCGGTCGAAGCTGTTCTCCGACCACACTCCGATATCGACATTGCTGCAGTCGGTCATGATCTTGTAGTAGTCGGCCCGGTAGTACCACTGGTTAAGGATCTCAAGATTGTTGATCGCTAGGGCGGGATTGATAGCGACCGTCTCCGACACAGTTCCGCTGTAGCCGGCATTCCTGGCCCGGTCCTGCGCAGTCGACCCGTCGGAGCCGATATCGCCGTCGAGGGCGTGGTTGTTCAACACGTCCTCGGTCTGCCACTGCGCAGCAAGCCGCAGTTTGGGATTGATCCTGACCGTCGACTGGCAGCCGGCCTGCTGATGCAGCGTAACCACATTGGCGAAAACACTCTTGTTCAACCGGGCGTTGTCGGCCTGTGCGACCGGCATTGTCGGTAGCACTGCCACCGACAACACCGCACACGCGGCGACAGCGATACGCCTCGGATATCGTGTACTCACGCAGCTGTGCCCTTCATATCAGATCGGCTCAAAGCCCGAGATCAACCACCGATCGGCAACCTTGTCCAAGGTGACCCGCACGCTTGATGAGCTTTCGGCTGGAGCTTCGTTACCGATGGTGGTCGTTTGATCAACGAAAACTATTACTACAGAGTGGCTTTCGCTCGAAGAAACCGATCCTGCGACGGGTACCGTCGCGACGACCGAGACATTCTTCTGCTTCGATCCCGGGATGACGACGTCGTTGATCAGCTTGCTGTACTGGTCCCGGAACGATCCGGTCAGGCGGCCCCGCGCGGCGTCCAGATCTTTGTCCACCGTGGTCGGCTGATAGGTCAAGAGGGCGACGGTGCCGTCTCGGGCTGCCGCGACCGAATCTGTTGCCGCCTTGGCCGCATCGCGAGCCGAAGAGTCCTGCCATCGAAGAAATCCCGCCCCCAGCGCCAACAGCAGCGCGATGACCGGCAACACCAGGTAGCCGATCACGCGAACCCAGGCGCCCCGGTTGCTACGGCGTACATCCGGAGTTGTGTCGGCCAGCTCGTCGTTCGGCAACGGACTGCACG
Encoded here:
- a CDS encoding type II toxin-antitoxin system Phd/YefM family antitoxin — protein: MAETIGIGQLRADTRAYLHRVAGGDTLELVRRGRLTARIEPVPQYPASGPPPGGRSTAGVITVALSGFRSQASRYLDQVGSGCTVHVYHQGQPLAQIRAAAQ
- a CDS encoding TetR/AcrR family transcriptional regulator translates to MTDSPAPRAAASSRLQADAERERLLAAAMQVLERSGWWGFKVESVLKEADLSTRSFYRHFGKKADLLVALLEEQMADNAGWLRQHTDSVTTPYAKVFAYVAALLDMGYLEDKRRPTSLFGSHWRELIPDYPEELERCIEFVIAPLAEAITEGTASGDFDCDDPVADARAIYFLVASVTADQATLCPATPRDEIEHMLLPFIDRMIGPH
- a CDS encoding CAP domain-containing protein, translating into MPVAQADNARLNKSVFANVVTLHQQAGCQSTVRINPKLRLAAQWQTEDVLNNHALDGDIGSDGSTAQDRARNAGYSGTVSETVAINPALAINNLEILNQWYYRADYYKIMTDCSNVDIGVWSENSFDRSVVVAVYGKGEDPSR